The Carassius auratus strain Wakin chromosome 34, ASM336829v1, whole genome shotgun sequence genomic sequence gaatcactagggtacatctataataagtgtttatattcggactattttagattgcttcgggggtaccgcggcggagtaacccagtacctttgtgattcttgatagacataaacagagagaagtagttccggctacaatgttcttccgcaagacgcgagcagttctgtttattaaccgctagagcgtcaaaagttccctactgcagctttaaactaAATTTATATTTAGCAGCTGAGTCCATCTACAAGAAACAGCTAAAGACATATCAACACCAGCACTCTATATTTAATTTCTACTCTatctgcttgttttcttttgaattatttaaacGAAATCTGGCACTCTAATACTAGCACTGCCCATTCTTtctttgattgcttctattgtcctcctTTGTAAGTtggtttggataaaagtgtctgctaaatggctCAATGTAAATGCCACTTCATTTAGGTGTCTGTTACTGTGTCTTGCTGCTATTTCAGTGTCTTGCACATGAGGGGCACATTTTTTGTTAGTTAAGTTAAAGCGATTTTTGAAACAGTTTGTCAACCAATCAGAAGAAGCCAGGGACAGGGTCATTTGTTGACACACAAATTTCAGAGGAAATGCTTTCAATGTGTTTTACCATGTGGAAGAAATTGTGGCCAAATCATATTGTGGCCACAAATTAATTTGTTCCAAAAGTGTAGTAATTTGTGGTTTACATTGTTCCCTAATTTAAATCGTGGCCAAATTGTAATCATTTGTCcccttgttttaattttgttcaaTTGGGGCAATACCGTAAATTAATTAATAAGCTGTcggaacaaattcttaatttgtggccacGTTCGCTATAGTGCTGATTCTCGTGTTTATTGTCTGCTTTTTCTCCATCCAGGTTTGTATATCCTGTTGTGAGGGGAACATCTGTAACATGCCCCTCCCGCGAAACGAAACTGACGCCATCTTTGCCACCTCATCTCCCATTAATGAGAGCGTTCAGCCAGCACAGAGTCCCACGCTGATGCTTTCTGTCTGTATCATCATCCTGATGCTCCACAGTATTAACTGAGAGAATGGCCCGGAGTGGAAGAAACCTTCATGGCAGTTATTTAGGAAACTGTTGACTTGTGCCCGTCAGCTGTGGGCTTTACTTTCCTCAAaatgaagtgtttttattttctctgaatacatttttatgtatcaTATACTAATgtatgatatgaaaaaaaaaaatattggttggTTTCCCTGAAGCTGAGTGGACTTGGGACGTGGATATTTATGGCAAAACTGAAACAAAcctgcacttttttattttattttattttttaattgtattaaatgttagttgtgttttttttatacatttctatagatatatttatttttttatcattcatttttgtAGGAAGATGAACTATGTTGTTGGCTGTTGGTATGAACCTAACTTGAATTTTTCCACCCACCCCTCTCACCACTGTTAgagtatttttgtcattgaaaagCGTTTGGCACCTATAGAACCAAGTTCAGTGTGTCATCCAGCATTCCGCACTCCTATAAAAAGAAAATTCTCTTCTAGTTTTGCACTGTGTATTTGTGTCATAATAATGCAACATGTATTCCTAAAGCGCTTGTGTACAGATTATCATGTTAAACGTCCATATAGCTTAGAGTGAAGggctataaatatatacattcctATACATTTGTCAGTCTGTTGTTGTgtactgtaatatttcataatcatGATTCATGGCTGACTTTGCAGTCGGCAAAATGTGTTGGGTCTGCGGTAACAGTGTTATATTTTTCAGGCGTTATGATTGGTTTAGGGGATCTGCCCAGCTGTAAATGAAGTTATTTCCTGTTTCTTCTCCATCTTTTGTTGAGTTATGAAAAGTATTGTAACATTCACTGAAATAATTTTGTACACTTCAGTACAATATAAAGGGCATGGTGATCACAGAAGGGCTAAAAACCTTTACTCAGGAAATTAAGGACCAGTTAGTGCCAGACAGTTTAGTAATACACAAAACACCTTTACCCTCAGTAGTAAACAATAAGAGGACATATGCATTAAACATGTCTCTGAATGTGCTAATGTAAAATCAGCTCTCGTCATCTCAGATTTATAACATTAtgtacataaaaatgtttttttaaatcagtttttactctcatttaaactataataagaAGTGGATATTTGTAATAGGGTTGCATGGTCTTTTTTATACTCACAAAATTGTGAATGCTGCATGCCATCGTGTCCCAAGGCTTCttataaatgtagattttttttctatgcttGTTTGTAAAGTCCCTGTATATTCTTTTGTACATGATTttggatatatttttaaatctcacCTCTGCAGTACATTGGTAACACTTCTGTGTATTAAACAAATGTTTACTGATGTTTTGTTTACTGATAATAACCACAATATTCTAAAGAAATGAAGTTTGTTTGGGCTGAAATACACAAATGATGATTCAACATAAAACTCAAATGAGTTTGTCAATGTTCTCTTCAAATGATCCTTGCATTGGTTATTCACACAAAAGATATTTCAGGTTTGTTCAATTTTACATTGATATCTTACATCCACGGTCGATTATCCACTTAAAAAAGCAAAGCGAAACTTTCTAAATGTGGcacatattttctctttttacttTTATGATAGTAACTAGCCATCCATTCATTAGTTCATAACTGCTAACATCTAATCAGGAAGAAGCAGtgtacaaactgaaaaaaaagttatatttttaagaGTACACTTTATGTcatatgcttaaaacaagaaaaatattttgtgcttGTTTAAATCATACcttagagaaaaacatttcctTCAAATAAAGCTGCCATTTGTAGAATTAACTAGCTTCAATGGTACATATCACCCAAATATTGACTACATTTATCTTGATAGGATAAGGCCTTATTTTAGGAGTCTTCAGATTTATGCTGTAGTTGTGGCTCTGTGAAATGCAGTGGAGAAGAGGAAACACAGCTCTCATTAAGCCTAGTGCCAGAGGTCAAAGGTGAACACCCAGTGACCTTCTGGTCACTTCTTGTTTCTCAAATGGACTGCAGGTTGAAAATGAAGTCAACTTTATAGGGGCATTTAGTATCAATCTGCTGGGATGTGATGGCAGACAAATACATCTCTAATGACTTATAAAGTAGGCTTTATAAGAGAAAAGTGGGGACAAACAATACAACAGGGTAGTTTGCTTTTACATTTAAACGTAactgaataaaaacaaagaaacaaattgaAATTTTGACTGAGGTTCAGATATGTTTCCAAGTCACAACAAAAGCTCCCTTCATCTTGCTTTAGTAATCCAGTTTCTCGGCTCATTCCCTGCCGATACAAAGTCAGATTTCCTCTCTAGAGCTGACTTTCCAGATGAGCAGTAACATGTTTTTAATGATCAAGAGCTGTTGCAGGCTGGGTTTCAGGTACCTGGCCTGGAGTCCAAAGAATGACCCTCATTGTTGGAGGGCATGGCTGCATATCCTGTTCAGTCCGGCCATGCTGAGATTTTAATTACTCTGCAGCGGGGCTTCAGGATTGATTGAGCAGCAGTGGAAACATACTCAGCTCTTCTTTACTGTGGGAAAATGACAGCCGTCTGGATTCAGCATGACTGAGCCACACATAAAAATATAGCTTTTAATATTACGCAAGATAATAATGCAGTTGTTTATAGTGATTTTAGCACAGACTGCTCATAACAATGATTACTGGTACAGTTAAATGGAtactagtcaaaagtttgaaataattcaggtttttactgttttgatctcttatgctcaccatggctgcattaatattgtgaaatctgattacaatttaaaacatatgttttctttttaaatatattttaaaatgtaaaggaccccttttcagcagccattactcagtGTGAcgtgatcctacagaaatcattctaatatgttgatttggtgttcAATAATTATTAATGCTTATTACCATTACTGAAAAGAGTTTTTggtgctttaatatttttgtgcaaaccgtGATACGTTTCTTTTAAGGAtaagaagtttaaaagaacagcatttatttgaaacataaatcttaacattataaatgtctgttcaAGCAATTCAGTGCacactaataatatttttttctagccCTATGTactccaaacttctgaatgtTAATGTAGCATAGTTTAAAGAAAAATGATaagcagcagcaaaaaaaaaaaaaaaaaaaaaaatcaccattgccaataatacaaaatatttcttgagcactgaattagcatattagaattttgagaatttcatattattagtgtttttactgcatttccgATTAAATagatgcagctttggtgagtataaaaacaaaaacaaaacaaaaaatcctgAAGTTTTCATTCAAAGTAATTCATATGTAGCTACTTAATTAtccatgacaaaaataaataatgcatgctgGACAAAATGTAACTGCTATTTTTGGTGTGTGAAAAGCTATCAGTTTCCAGGACAGGGTGGAGACAACAACACAGAATGATGTAAGTGTGAAAGCTGTCTTCAGAGGAAGACGGAGACAGTGGGAAAATCTCACAGGACAGACTGGAAGTCTGCTGCAGTGCGATGGGAAGACTTGAGGAAGGACTGGACTGAGAGAAGTGCACAAATCACAGCTTCAGCTTCACAATGACTGGATTACACGATGATGACAGACCCAAGGGGAATAAGTACTCAGGGTACATCAAAATATGAATTATGAGTCCTAAAAACAGCTTCTGGTGTTCCTGAATCCAGAATCCTGAATTTGAACAGCAATGCAAGCAGAAAAAAGAGTGAGCAGAGCGGaacaaaaagaaattaaaactgaatttaacaATATAAACATGAGCCTAATTATCAGTGATCACAATCATCTCTTTGCTTAGTCTAATAAAGAAGATCcagttgttgtgtgtgtgtgtgtgtgtgtgcagctctcattcattctctctgaGTTTTCTAATTCATTACAAGTCTAAACTCTAATTGGAGTCAAACTCAATGAAATTCCAGCAGAGAAAACCCTAAACAGATTAGTAGTAAGAATAAAAGtagtttaaaacaaaaattttcaAAAAGTTAATGACCACAAGAGATACGGTCTAAAATACCTTCCATTGTTTGCCCAGTGCAAAGACATACTGTACCTTTAATGGTGTGCAGGACGGTTCGGATCTCTACATGACCAAGCCAATGTAAATCTTAGCTGCTTTCTAAAAACAGGAAAGTGTTGGCAGATACGAGTGGGAACGCTCCATTGTCTGAACAGACCTCTGGCACCAGGTTTTCCTTTGCGTTGCAGACCTGGTGCTGCTGACTGTCACTTTACTAACAGGAGACAGAAGCGCTCTGTGGCCCTCACCCAACTCACACTTTGAGTTTCTCATTTATTCAGATATCATTTCAGTTCTTGTGTGAAATGTTCAACGTCACTCAAAAAAATATGGCTAATCATTCTAGTTACTGATTGGGAATTCCTACTTCCATCCAATATCTGACaactgttgttattgttgttacttATCCACAGTTATCATTATTGCTATTATTGTTATCACTACTGCACTAATGTATTTACCAAAAATTCCTATTAACATATTTCTTCCATCTTTCTTTCCAGATATATCAGGACCTATATCAAATATGTAGATCTACAAATGCCATTTCTTAAAGAATGTAGGGTCTGTTGGGTGGATGGGGTGttgtttgaataatttatttctcATGGAAAGCAACGATGGCTGTCTGACCTAGATATCTAACcccaattaaaaatgtatgaccCTGACTTTCTCCTGTGATTTGAATTATTCCACAACTGCAGATGCTTAAGTCAAACATAAATTGATATATATAGTCAGaaggaaattatttatttgatttgatcaaTAACtgtatttcaaattattaattttaccccactcaaaaaaaaaaaaagaccttttttGTCTTGCACTATTATTACATATGAAGCTCAAAAGTCTGCCATTTTGAAACAATTTGTGAAGCTGAGACATGGAAGTGGATGCCTCTTTTACAAATGTAAACACTTTGTTCCTTCAGAGCGATAAGAGGACCAGTTGACATTATAATCATATTGTTAATGAATTGTTCAGTTTGACAGTTTGAATTCAGTGAAACAATTACGACTGAACTTTCCATCAGAGAAAGTAGAGGAAGCTAGTTTTAGCAGGACAATTACATCCAATTAATAGTTGTGTCAATCAGACTCTTAGACAATCTCTAAAACATGTTTCACCATCCACACACGGAACCTCTTTGATCaaccgcactttttttttttttgttaaatgtcttAAATGAGATTTTCAGATGGTGCTCACCACGGGAAGAAAACTATACTACAGTATATACTGATTCAATGCACTAAAATGTTCTATGAACGCCAGAAAAACTATGTAAGCAAAGGATCAGATCtgatataatgcaaaatatttaaattaataaacccTTTATAGCTTTTATAGAATATTTGTGTGACTTTCCATCAAGGAGAGATCAGCTGTATTAAGGGCCAGCACAATTCACAGACAGGCATGAGCTAACGGAGAGAGAAGAACCGTCTAACTAATGGGAGATGTAGAGTTTAAAAGAGAATGATTCTAGTCCATCTGTTGTGCTTCTGAATGAATTCTAATGACACCCTCAACAGATGATTTGATCACCTTCTGGCTAATAAGGACAAGGTTAGAGGTTTTTGACactactatttattatttactgtatttagatttttataattacGTGCTTACAGACTCTCCAAATTATGCTATTTATGAAAAGCACTTGATACTGAAGAACCAATAAGTACAAGagtatggaaaaaagaaaaattctgtcAACTCTCCTGAAGGCGTTATATCTTGGTAGCTCAACCAtttagatgaatggatggatggtttAAAGTGAAGGTCATCAAGTCCAAACTGTTCACACAAACAATAAACCAACATTACAACAGCCATGTGattctcattcattcattatttattgtgCCTATCATGGAGCAATGAAGAAAGCTGACAATCCTGAATTAAACTGAAAGCTCTTAATCACTActaaaacttttttaatataatgtatggacaaaaaaaaaaaaaagaccaaatacaGATTTGGATGTAGCAATGTTGTGGAAATATTTTTAAAGGTCACATTTTAGTTGCTTTGAGGTCTGAAGTACAAGAAAGTCAAcatagaggaagagagagactgaaagagaACTTCCCTCTGTAGCACACGCACCCAAAATAAAAGTCACACCAAAAGTGCTTTTTgatctgcaaaaataaatacacatttccaGCAGCAGCCATTGGACACCTTCATGAAGTGCACCATGGgatgttaatgtgtttttgattATACTAATCATCTCAAAAGCTGAGGTTTGATTTTGATATTAATAGTGTTCCCATGATGCCTCAGCATCTTGAACTAATTAAGTTAGCTTCCTTGTAGCTTCATCATGATCTGGCTGTTGGGTGGCGCTGTGGTGAAAAGTGTGCCCACAAAAACATGTGTCCCCCACATTACGTGCCGAATCACTTTACAACAGCCCAGGTCCTCGATCTGAAAACCTAAATGGCGATACCTTTCATCCGTTTCAAAGAGCGTGTTGTTTGTGTATGAACCGAAGAACTGAGGAGAGAGAAATGCAATGCAGAGATTAAGAGAAGTTTTTCGATTGCGTCAAAAGTTTAGTAGACATTTATATGACATACTGCAAGTCCAGATGACGGGTCTATGAAATCAGCCCAGAATCCTTCTGTTCGGAGAGCATGACATATCTCCTTTGCACCTTCGACAAACTGCATACAACACAATTATCAGCTCTCACCATTCTTTCACCATTTATCTGTAATGATTAGCTTTAACCATGGAGCTTCCATTCAGATTTGCTTACACTGTTTTAACACATGCATAGCTATAAATCTTTCCCCTGACAGGAAGATTAGACAGGAACTCCACAGTGATGTGAAGCAGACAGTAAATAACACAGCGCCGAAGGCTCACACTGCTGAGTGACAAAGCTCTCCCTCTCGTACACACGTGTTCTGAAGTAGTTTTATTGTACTAAAGCTATCAAACTTTCCCCAAGGACAATACAAACCCATAGGCATAGGCCAAAgtatgatcaattatttaggAGCTACATTGATACTAAGTGACAGCAGAGTCAGTTAGGTATGGTGTGCACagaaataacataaaatgttatgttatacataatgtttataataatattagtatCTTATAGAATCAAAACAGATTAAAGCAACTAGATCAACTCACTTTAGCAAGCAGCTGATCTCTCTCCTTATCCACTTGCTCAGTCCAGGCCGTCATGTCGTTCTGTGTTCTCTGAGTCACTGTGACCACCATCATGTCAGTCGACGGGGCCTCGGGGAACATGGACTCAAAATCTGAAGTACATGATGAACAGGGAACACACACAGTAatgaatataaaaagaaaaatatctgTATAGCAATTACATACTATAAACAATTTTTCCATTTCTTAATAAACATCAGCCACACCATTCAGTGCCTAAAATACAGATGGAAATGCTACCCTCTTGTGGCCACATTTCAATGACAAATGACATTgaatttcatgacaattaagctcGCCCCTACTGCATATAATCTCATTAGAAAGTCACAGTGCATTATAATAGTCCATGTTACATCTGCTCACCTCAAATACTCTAAAAGAGCAACATACAGACCTTTCTTTAACAATTCAGGGCAAGACTGAATGGCACACTCCACACTGGAATGATCAAAATAGTGCTCTGCTTTATCAACGTTCTGCTCTGTAGAGGTTTTATCACTTTCCTAAAAAACATATAGGGGAACAGAGAAAAGTCTGGGGTTAGTATGAtcctttttattttgaaaaaataatactataataatattttcttcagcaagaatgcattaaattaataagtgacacttttacattattacaaaaatgctgttcattttattattttgcgtttatatatatatatatatatatatatatatatatatatatatatatatatatatatatatatatatatatatacacacacacacaaatatattaaagAGAACAACTGtttataatattgataatattatgaaatgtttattgagtAGCACGTCTGCATATTATATATTtcccaataatatatatatattttggtaatCAAAAGAGACTTCTCtcaattacatgaaaaaaaatctttttaactAATGATATTTACAATTTAAGTTCAAATATTATGAGCTTACATTTATTATGTGATAACACTTATGAGCAAGAAAGAgcaaaaataaacagataaataaataagcagcTGAATTAATGATTGTGCagtcttttgtttttcaaattcatGTTAAGTGATTatgatcttaaagggatagttcaccgaaaaatgaaaatgatgtcattaatgactcatcctcatgtcgttccaaacccgtaagacctccgttcatcttcagaacacagtttaatatattttagaaaagcATTAAAGGCTTTACAACcaataataaagttattattttactacttatttatttatttattcattcattctgtcatttaaaatgattctgaAAGCATCATACATGAAGCTCATTGATTAAGTGGGCCAGGATGAAGTCGTGCCTCTCGCTGCTGGACTGAGCAGTGAGCACGTCTGGCATGACACTGTGGATTGGTAAGATCCTCTGCTCCGCTGGACCCACCAAGTGACAGTCAAAACCCACATTTCCCGGCAACTGGAAACGCTTATCCTGAGGTCCAAATGGGCCCATGGTCTCGTCTGGCCACACTGTCCTTTGTGCTATTCACAGAAATATCAAACCCAGATCATTAGAAAACACCTTGTAAAACACAATCAACTAGAAATACAAGagcaaatgttattattaaaccGTGTGTCAAATATCCTGCAATCGAATCTATCTGTAAAGTTATCGCCATGAACTATTTAACTGAAagctgtagtcttctgatgtagTCTTCAACAGAGGAATACACTCATTTACCAGTGTCAGGGATTGTGTTGTTCAGGTGTGGCTCATCTGAGCTGGACGCCCCAGAGAAAGTCCTGGCTCCAACGACACGATGAACTAGAACGTGAAGCCCAGGCAGGTACGTCACCAGCCGAGCTCTGCTGCAGAGCACCTGACAACACACAGCAAGCAGTTACACACAGTTATGATAAAGTGAAAAACTGCAAAAGACGTACACAAGAATAGCTTTTTTTCAGATGTGATGTTAGATTGTGTTGCATTTGCTTAGATCCACTTTGCATAAGACAAAGCAATTACAGTTTAACTGGGATTTACAGTACACTTACACTGGTCATCCTGTTGGGCTTCTCTTGTTTACAGTTCACCTGAGTGGGGGAAAAAACATGAATACAGTCACACgactatatttattgaaataaagaaaaaaaaatgctatctacacacaaaaaaatgaaaatgtttattagGCACCTGACAAAACAGCTGGAAAGATAATGGGTGATAGCAAAAATGTCTTTGTTTACAGAAGAGCTAAACAGCCCAGTAAAGTTTTGAAGAAACTCCAAAACATTTCCTTTTATTGCTAAGGACTTAACAATAACGACATGATTGTTAGAAACACGCAGGTTGTAATAAAGTAACGTTAGCTTCTGTCTGTTGTGTTTTTAACCAGAAGAAGCATTAAG encodes the following:
- the mmadhcb gene encoding metabolism of cobalamin associated Db encodes the protein MTSVLCSRARLVTYLPGLHVLVHRVVGARTFSGASSSDEPHLNNTIPDTAQRTVWPDETMGPFGPQDKRFQLPGNVGFDCHLVGPAEQRILPIHSVMPDVLTAQSSSERHDFILAHLINELHESDKTSTEQNVDKAEHYFDHSSVECAIQSCPELLKKDFESMFPEAPSTDMMVVTVTQRTQNDMTAWTEQVDKERDQLLAKFVEGAKEICHALRTEGFWADFIDPSSGLAFFGSYTNNTLFETDERYRHLGFQIEDLGCCKVIRHVMWGTHVFVGTLFTTAPPNSQIMMKLQGS